From a single Gemmatimonadota bacterium genomic region:
- a CDS encoding enolase: protein MKVVEVERIVVDVPFTERQARITEREVFNWSILELCRVTTDNGLAGWGETVIHYTWARVTDDAVNRVIGKSPADVMNDDTLGAGLQMALFDVVGKALGVPCYKLLGNKVRDWSPISWWSIDASPADWLAEARDAVALGYTSFKIKQRPWWDIFAQVDAVATGIPGSFKLDLDANATMQNAAAAMPVMQKLAQHDNVAMFESPVPQTDILGNRQLRQVIPRPIAMHFGSPPYMTAVREEVCDGFVICAGKSEVMRQGQLSAEANMPFWLQLVGNGLTTTWAAHLGAVLTHATWPAITCINLYSHHLLTQPIEVVGGFHRVPEEPGLGVTVDEEAVERWRIPDDTVQALKEKGERYDKPKPRIINSVVYPDGTHIHIAPMNRAYGYFIQGNGPAHADGVCLEILRDDGSKEWQDLYDRALEHPVRSRGEA, encoded by the coding sequence GTGGACGTGCCGTTCACCGAACGCCAGGCCCGCATTACCGAGCGCGAGGTCTTCAACTGGTCGATCCTTGAGCTTTGCCGGGTGACGACGGATAACGGACTGGCCGGCTGGGGGGAAACGGTCATTCACTATACCTGGGCGCGGGTCACCGACGACGCCGTGAACCGGGTCATTGGGAAGAGCCCGGCCGACGTGATGAACGACGATACCCTCGGTGCCGGACTGCAGATGGCCCTCTTCGACGTGGTGGGAAAAGCGCTGGGGGTGCCCTGCTACAAGCTGCTCGGGAACAAGGTGCGGGACTGGTCGCCCATTTCCTGGTGGTCCATCGACGCCTCGCCCGCGGACTGGCTGGCCGAGGCCCGCGACGCGGTGGCCCTGGGTTATACCAGCTTCAAGATCAAGCAGAGGCCCTGGTGGGACATCTTCGCCCAGGTGGACGCCGTCGCCACGGGCATCCCCGGTTCCTTCAAGCTGGACCTCGACGCCAATGCCACGATGCAGAACGCGGCCGCGGCCATGCCCGTCATGCAGAAACTGGCCCAGCACGACAACGTGGCCATGTTCGAGTCCCCCGTCCCGCAGACCGACATCCTGGGCAACCGCCAGCTGAGGCAGGTCATTCCCCGGCCCATCGCCATGCACTTCGGTTCACCGCCTTACATGACGGCCGTCCGAGAAGAGGTCTGCGACGGATTCGTCATCTGCGCCGGGAAGTCCGAGGTGATGCGGCAAGGCCAGTTGAGCGCCGAGGCCAACATGCCCTTCTGGCTGCAGCTCGTGGGCAACGGGCTCACCACGACCTGGGCCGCCCATCTCGGTGCGGTGCTGACCCACGCCACCTGGCCGGCCATTACGTGCATCAACCTCTACAGCCATCACCTGCTGACGCAACCCATCGAAGTCGTGGGCGGCTTTCACCGGGTTCCCGAGGAACCGGGCCTGGGCGTGACCGTGGACGAGGAAGCCGTGGAACGGTGGAGAATCCCCGACGATACGGTGCAGGCATTGAAGGAAAAGGGCGAACGGTACGACAAGCCCAAACCGCGGATCATCAATTCCGTGGTCTATCCCGACGGTACCCACATTCATATCGCGCCTATGAACCGGGCATACGGCTATTTCATCCAGGGCAACGGACCGGCCCACGCGGACGGGGTCTGTCTCGAGATCCTGCGCGACGACGGTTCGAAGGAATGGCAGGATCTCTACGACCGGGCCCTCGAACATCCGGTGCGCAGCCGGGGCGAGGCCTGA
- a CDS encoding TIM barrel protein has protein sequence MIKIAEILSTGRNTLWDQVKQIGVDHVVTSMPPALGTEKGWEYMPMLRMKNNFNDAGFDVAVIESTPPMHRIKLGVEGREEELDNVCTFIESMGRVGIKTWCYNWMAILNWTRTSSTVPSRGGAVVTGYDHAMMKNAPLTEAGEVSEDQLWETLHEFLERVTPVAEQYGVEMAMHPDDPPLSPLRGIGRIMRSVDNFQKLLDLVPSPMNGVTFCQGNFALMTDDQPAAIRHFGAQRKIFFVHFRDVRGDVENYVETFHDDGPTDMMECLHAYRDIGFEGVLRPDHVPTLAGEDNDHPGYSALCRLYAVGYIRGLREAVYREAG, from the coding sequence ATGATCAAGATCGCGGAGATTCTCAGCACGGGCCGCAACACGCTATGGGACCAGGTAAAACAGATCGGCGTTGATCACGTGGTCACCAGCATGCCGCCCGCGCTGGGCACCGAAAAGGGCTGGGAATACATGCCCATGCTGCGGATGAAGAACAACTTCAACGACGCCGGCTTCGATGTGGCCGTCATCGAAAGCACGCCGCCGATGCACCGCATCAAGCTGGGGGTGGAAGGCCGGGAAGAAGAGCTGGACAATGTCTGCACCTTCATCGAGAGCATGGGCCGCGTCGGCATCAAGACCTGGTGCTACAACTGGATGGCCATCCTGAACTGGACCCGCACGTCTTCCACGGTGCCCTCACGGGGCGGCGCCGTTGTCACCGGCTACGACCACGCCATGATGAAGAACGCACCGTTGACCGAAGCGGGCGAAGTATCCGAAGACCAGCTATGGGAGACGCTGCACGAGTTTCTCGAGCGGGTCACGCCCGTCGCGGAACAGTACGGCGTGGAAATGGCCATGCATCCCGACGATCCGCCGCTTTCGCCGCTGCGGGGCATCGGGCGTATCATGCGGTCGGTGGACAACTTTCAGAAGCTCCTGGACCTGGTGCCGAGCCCCATGAACGGGGTCACCTTCTGCCAGGGGAACTTCGCCCTCATGACCGACGACCAGCCCGCGGCCATCCGCCACTTCGGCGCACAGCGCAAGATCTTCTTCGTCCATTTCCGGGATGTGCGCGGGGACGTGGAGAACTACGTGGAGACCTTCCACGACGACGGTCCGACCGACATGATGGAGTGCCTGCACGCGTACCGCGATATCGGGTTCGAAGGCGTGCTGCGCCCGGACCACGTGCCGACCCTGGCCGGAGAGGACAACGACCATCCGGGGTACTCGGCCCTTTGCCGATTGTACGCGGTCGGATATATCAGGGGGTTGAGAGAGGCGGTCTACCGTGAGGCAGGGTAA
- a CDS encoding cupin domain-containing protein produces the protein MNDDPKWRDDGVKVIPGDRLDSNTPQTPGMSRAAAINHARTGANKIWAGTVTIHPNAKTGAHHHGELESVIYVVKGRARMRWGERLEFVAEAGPGDFIYVPPFVPHQEINARTDEPLECVLCRSGMDPVVVNLDIEPVEKPENVYWVDSIHPEPDS, from the coding sequence ATGAATGACGATCCGAAATGGCGCGATGACGGGGTGAAGGTCATCCCCGGCGACCGCCTCGATTCAAACACGCCGCAGACGCCGGGCATGTCGCGGGCCGCCGCGATAAACCACGCCCGGACCGGGGCGAACAAGATCTGGGCGGGCACGGTGACCATCCACCCGAACGCGAAGACCGGAGCGCACCATCACGGCGAACTGGAAAGCGTGATCTACGTGGTGAAGGGACGGGCGAGGATGCGCTGGGGCGAGCGCCTGGAATTCGTGGCGGAAGCGGGTCCGGGCGACTTCATCTATGTGCCGCCCTTCGTGCCCCACCAGGAGATCAACGCCCGGACCGACGAACCCCTGGAATGCGTGCTGTGTCGAAGCGGCATGGATCCGGTCGTGGTCAACCTGGACATCGAACCGGTGGAGAAGCCGGAGAACGTATACTGGGTCGATTCGATCCACCCAGAGCCTGACAGCTGA
- the smpB gene encoding SsrA-binding protein SmpB, translated as MASASDRHIAEPNGADNIKVIVTNRKARHDYHFLETWEAGIVLTGTEVKSLRAGKINLTDSYAAVDNGEIYLYNVHVSRYEQGSSFNHEPNRRRKLLLHRSEIRKLIGRVVEKGLTLIPTRVYFKRGRAKVEIALAKGKRDYDRRRTIMERDAQRDMERTLKGRP; from the coding sequence ATGGCCAGCGCATCAGATCGTCACATCGCCGAGCCCAACGGGGCCGATAACATCAAGGTCATCGTGACCAACCGGAAGGCGCGCCACGACTACCATTTCCTGGAGACCTGGGAGGCGGGGATCGTCCTGACCGGCACGGAAGTAAAGTCGCTGCGGGCGGGTAAGATCAACCTGACCGACAGCTACGCCGCGGTCGATAACGGCGAGATCTACCTGTATAACGTCCACGTCTCGCGTTACGAGCAGGGGAGCTCCTTCAACCACGAACCGAACCGCCGGCGCAAGCTGCTTCTGCATCGCTCGGAAATCCGCAAGTTGATCGGCCGGGTCGTGGAGAAAGGACTCACCCTGATCCCCACTAGAGTCTATTTCAAACGGGGACGGGCCAAGGTGGAGATCGCCCTGGCCAAGGGCAAGAGGGACTACGATCGCAGACGGACCATCATGGAACGGGACGCCCAGCGGGACATGGAACGTACGTTGAAGGGGCGTCCATGA
- a CDS encoding sodium:calcium antiporter, which translates to MEQWIEHLLVGLPSLGLLLVIAVMLCTLGKGADWLVDEAVILSSRWGLSKAVIGATVVSIGTTTPEAAVSVLSAQQGEPGLALGNAVGSIICDTGLILGLAALIAPLPFDRALASRLSNVQVGAGILMVAVCLPWSSPASAFSDGGVLPQLAGVVFVILLALYIWQSIRWASSTPSETENSDATNSGEAGTFGTLLKLIGAIAIIVLSAQILIPAVSIMAERIGVPKHIISATLVAFGTSLPELVTAIAAVRRNHGELVIGNIIGADILNVLFVAGVSASVTPGGLQADGQFFQFLFPAMLFVLIVFRCGIHLSVGSLKRPLGVVLVSAWLLVTILSYALSIEMH; encoded by the coding sequence ATGGAACAATGGATTGAACATCTACTGGTCGGATTGCCGAGTTTAGGGCTTTTGCTGGTCATTGCCGTAATGCTCTGTACACTCGGCAAGGGCGCGGATTGGCTTGTTGATGAAGCGGTCATCCTGTCGAGCCGATGGGGCTTGAGCAAAGCGGTCATCGGCGCGACCGTCGTCAGCATCGGCACAACGACCCCCGAGGCGGCGGTCTCCGTACTCTCGGCGCAACAAGGGGAACCGGGACTTGCGCTCGGAAACGCGGTCGGATCGATTATCTGCGATACCGGGCTGATCCTCGGATTGGCAGCCCTGATTGCCCCGCTCCCATTTGACCGTGCGCTGGCCTCGCGGTTATCCAACGTGCAGGTGGGGGCCGGTATCCTCATGGTAGCCGTTTGCCTGCCGTGGTCCTCGCCGGCGAGTGCGTTCAGCGATGGAGGCGTCCTGCCTCAACTGGCCGGTGTCGTCTTCGTTATTCTTCTCGCGCTGTATATCTGGCAGTCCATCCGATGGGCCAGTTCGACACCTTCAGAAACCGAGAACTCAGATGCAACGAATAGCGGGGAAGCCGGCACATTCGGAACGCTCCTCAAACTCATCGGTGCGATAGCGATAATCGTTCTCTCCGCCCAGATCCTGATCCCGGCCGTGAGTATCATGGCGGAACGCATCGGCGTACCGAAACACATCATCTCGGCGACGCTTGTCGCCTTCGGCACGTCGCTACCGGAGCTGGTCACGGCCATCGCGGCGGTGCGACGCAATCACGGTGAGCTGGTCATCGGAAACATCATCGGCGCAGATATCCTGAACGTGCTTTTCGTTGCCGGGGTATCCGCCTCCGTTACGCCAGGCGGTCTGCAGGCGGATGGACAGTTCTTCCAGTTCCTGTTCCCCGCTATGCTGTTTGTGCTCATCGTTTTCCGATGCGGAATCCACCTGTCAGTCGGTTCTCTGAAACGTCCCCTGGGCGTCGTGCTGGTCTCCGCATGGCTCCTAGTGACGATCCTGAGTTACGCGCTTTCCATTGAAATGCATTAG
- a CDS encoding inorganic pyrophosphatase produces MFIGKIVDIQIDRPMGSRHPEHDLIYPVNYGFVPGVSGLDGEELDAYLLGVDRPVNCFRGRCIAVIRRSNDADDKLVVVPDGEHYTNEQIRGLTEFQERCFESSISRGGHP; encoded by the coding sequence ATGTTCATCGGCAAAATCGTCGATATCCAAATCGATCGTCCGATGGGTTCCCGACATCCCGAACATGATCTTATCTACCCGGTAAATTACGGATTTGTTCCAGGTGTATCGGGGTTGGACGGCGAAGAACTGGATGCCTACCTGTTGGGCGTGGACAGACCGGTTAATTGTTTCAGAGGCCGATGCATCGCGGTGATCCGGAGATCGAATGATGCAGACGATAAGCTCGTGGTGGTTCCCGATGGCGAACACTACACCAATGAGCAAATCCGGGGTCTTACGGAGTTCCAGGAGCGTTGTTTCGAGTCCTCCATATCGCGAGGAGGGCACCCCTAA
- a CDS encoding MFS transporter: MRPSTFADISILLALWFMMFAASSQTIIMTPILPIVEAQFDVPREYLGALVSAYAVMLGLCALVTGPLSDAMGRRRILMIGTGAMCVTLFLHSFVTDFSSLLLIRSLSGMAAGILSGVAPAYIGDHFPPERRGWANGVVMTAVAVGQIVGIPGGTILADRFGFAAPFVCFAAPMVLSFVLVCTLARQPAVARARLSSIGMVVSRYVSMFTTPATAAAIGAYSVMFSGIAFYVIYLVVWIKETFGVTSDEVASLFVIAGIASVIVGPWAGRLSDRIGRKVLVVGGCLGLFLLMTLTTAIMTDFWIAYPLFFAIMVLVSARMGPFQALLSEIVPAQRRGSLMSLSIATGQLAMGLCSAAAGVVYTEVGYVFSSVIGGTGMLAMGFIIWRFIPETRHAVRR, encoded by the coding sequence ATGCGACCGAGTACTTTCGCAGACATAAGCATCCTGCTGGCGCTCTGGTTCATGATGTTCGCCGCGAGCAGCCAGACGATCATCATGACGCCGATTTTGCCCATCGTGGAGGCGCAGTTCGACGTACCCCGGGAATACCTGGGCGCGCTGGTCTCGGCCTACGCGGTCATGCTTGGGTTGTGCGCACTTGTCACCGGTCCGCTGTCGGACGCGATGGGCCGGAGACGTATCCTCATGATCGGCACCGGGGCCATGTGCGTGACCCTTTTCCTGCACAGTTTCGTTACGGACTTTTCCTCACTGTTGCTGATCCGGTCATTGTCCGGCATGGCCGCCGGTATCCTCAGCGGTGTCGCGCCGGCCTATATCGGGGATCATTTTCCGCCGGAGCGGCGGGGCTGGGCCAACGGCGTGGTCATGACGGCCGTCGCCGTGGGACAGATCGTGGGCATTCCGGGTGGAACGATCCTGGCGGACCGATTCGGCTTCGCCGCGCCTTTCGTTTGTTTCGCGGCGCCCATGGTGCTTTCCTTCGTCCTGGTCTGCACCCTGGCCCGGCAGCCGGCCGTGGCCCGGGCACGCCTGTCGTCGATCGGAATGGTGGTCAGCCGCTATGTGTCCATGTTCACGACGCCGGCGACCGCGGCGGCCATCGGCGCCTATAGCGTGATGTTCTCGGGGATCGCCTTCTACGTGATCTACCTGGTCGTGTGGATCAAGGAGACCTTCGGGGTGACCAGCGACGAGGTCGCGTCCCTGTTCGTGATCGCCGGAATTGCCAGCGTCATCGTGGGACCCTGGGCCGGACGCCTCTCGGACCGGATTGGCCGGAAAGTCCTGGTCGTGGGCGGCTGCCTGGGACTCTTCCTCCTCATGACCCTGACGACGGCCATCATGACGGATTTCTGGATCGCCTATCCGCTCTTTTTCGCCATCATGGTCCTCGTGTCGGCCCGCATGGGCCCCTTCCAGGCGCTGCTGTCCGAGATCGTTCCGGCGCAGCGGCGCGGTTCACTGATGAGCCTGAGTATCGCGACCGGCCAGCTGGCCATGGGACTGTGCAGCGCGGCCGCGGGCGTCGTCTATACCGAAGTCGGTTATGTATTCAGTTCTGTAATCGGAGGCACGGGCATGCTTGCCATGGGGTTCATCATATGGCGGTTCATCCCCGAGACTCGGCATGCAGTCCGCCGATGA